A portion of the Anoxybacillus gonensis genome contains these proteins:
- a CDS encoding Na+/H+ antiporter subunit D → MSNLLLLPIVIPLVTAIILIFFPKHVFWQRVVSAVATSSLIVASSVLLYRVHTDGIQTLNVGNWPAPFGITLVSDSLSALLVLTASIIALACLVYSFYAIGKERETFYYYSFFQFLLVGVNGSFTTGDLFNLFVFFEVMLMSSYVLLVLGGTKMQLRETIKYTLVNVISSALFVVAVAYLYAVTGTLNMAHLAERIHDLGPSPILTVIAVLFLVVFGLKGAIFPFYFWLPGAYYAPPTPVLALFGGLLTKVGVYAILRTFTLLFTHDAAYTHTLLAWLALGTIAIGAIGAVAYDDMRYIVIYNIIAAVGVMIFGVSMMTSESVEGTIFYLLQDMVMKTTLFLFVGIVFSITRSNDIRTFSGLMASYPLLGWAFFIAALSLAGIPPFSGFIGKLLIVKASFDAHLLFEAIVILLSSLLVLYSVMKIFMNGFWGEKKGFEQKRLDGRIVPVLVLLVLSVAYGVGVEFVRPFVVDAVRVLTEPDLYIQAVLKE, encoded by the coding sequence ATGAGTAACCTTCTACTTTTGCCGATTGTCATTCCGCTTGTGACGGCAATCATTCTTATTTTTTTCCCGAAGCACGTGTTTTGGCAACGCGTCGTTTCAGCGGTAGCGACAAGTAGTTTAATCGTTGCAAGTAGCGTGTTGCTTTATCGCGTCCATACAGACGGCATTCAAACGTTAAACGTTGGAAATTGGCCAGCACCATTTGGCATTACGCTCGTATCTGATTCGTTATCTGCGCTTCTTGTACTTACCGCAAGCATCATCGCTCTTGCTTGTTTAGTGTACTCGTTTTATGCCATTGGCAAAGAGCGGGAAACATTTTATTACTATTCGTTTTTTCAATTTTTGCTCGTCGGTGTGAACGGATCATTTACGACAGGCGATTTGTTTAACTTGTTCGTCTTTTTTGAAGTGATGCTTATGTCTTCATACGTTTTGCTTGTGCTTGGCGGCACGAAAATGCAATTGCGTGAAACGATTAAATATACGCTTGTCAACGTCATTTCGTCCGCATTATTCGTCGTTGCGGTGGCGTATTTATACGCGGTGACAGGGACGTTAAATATGGCGCATTTAGCTGAGCGCATTCATGACCTTGGTCCTTCTCCTATTTTAACGGTTATTGCCGTATTGTTTCTCGTTGTATTTGGATTAAAAGGAGCGATTTTTCCGTTTTACTTTTGGCTTCCGGGTGCATATTATGCGCCGCCGACACCTGTGCTAGCGCTATTTGGAGGCTTGTTGACAAAAGTAGGGGTATATGCGATCTTGCGCACGTTTACGCTTTTATTTACGCATGATGCTGCCTACACGCATACGTTGCTCGCTTGGCTTGCGCTCGGTACGATTGCGATTGGCGCAATCGGAGCGGTGGCGTATGACGACATGCGTTACATCGTCATTTACAACATTATTGCCGCTGTTGGCGTCATGATTTTTGGCGTTTCCATGATGACGTCAGAAAGTGTAGAAGGAACGATTTTTTACTTGTTGCAAGATATGGTGATGAAAACGACGCTCTTTTTGTTCGTTGGCATCGTCTTTTCGATTACCCGTTCGAACGATATTCGTACGTTTTCTGGATTAATGGCGTCATACCCGCTTCTCGGTTGGGCGTTTTTTATCGCCGCGTTATCGCTTGCAGGCATTCCGCCATTTAGCGGATTTATCGGTAAGTTGCTTATTGTAAAAGCGAGCTTCGATGCGCATCTCTTATTTGAAGCGATCGTCATTTTATTGTCGAGTTTGCTTGTGTTATATTCTGTCATGAAAATATTTATGAACGGCTTTTGGGGAGAGAAAAAAGGGTTTGAACAAAAGCGGCTTGATGGACGAATCGTTCCTGTGCTCGTGTTGCTTGTTTTATCCGTTGCATACGGGGTTGGCGTAGAATTTGTTCGCCCGTTTGTTGTCGATGCCGTTCGTGTATTGACAGAACCGGATTTGTACATTCAAGCGGTGTTAAAGGAGTAG
- a CDS encoding Na+/H+ antiporter subunit E — MAFQILLNVCLAFVWMFLTVSFDGASFIVGYIIGLLILFILRRFFHSRFYLVPVFVIVKLLFIFFKELILSNIAVAKVVMKRPLTIQPAIFALPTELKKEWEITILAMLITLTPGTLVLDVSDDGSTLYIHALNSPDVHEAIESIKQSFEKTIMEVSK, encoded by the coding sequence ATGGCATTTCAAATTTTATTAAACGTTTGTTTAGCGTTCGTATGGATGTTTTTAACGGTTTCATTTGACGGGGCATCGTTTATCGTTGGCTATATAATCGGGTTGCTTATCCTTTTCATCTTGCGTCGCTTTTTTCACTCTCGTTTTTATCTCGTTCCGGTGTTCGTCATTGTGAAATTGTTGTTTATTTTTTTCAAAGAGCTCATTTTATCGAACATCGCCGTTGCGAAAGTCGTTATGAAACGTCCGTTAACGATTCAGCCGGCCATTTTCGCTTTGCCGACGGAATTAAAAAAAGAGTGGGAAATTACCATTTTGGCGATGCTCATTACGCTCACGCCGGGTACGCTCGTTTTAGACGTGTCAGATGATGGAAGTACGTTGTATATTCATGCGTTAAATAGCCCAGATGTGCATGAAGCCATTGAAAGCATTAAACAATCGTTTGAAAAAACGATTATGGAGGTGAGCAAATGA
- a CDS encoding Na(+)/H(+) antiporter subunit F1, with amino-acid sequence MIANIALVILSFAMIGFLYRVVKGPSVADRIIALDAMGITLAGMVAIVSMLLNTSAFLDVILLIGILAFVGTVAFAKFLEKGVVIERGDDC; translated from the coding sequence ATGATTGCAAATATCGCCCTCGTCATCTTGTCATTCGCCATGATCGGTTTTTTATATCGCGTCGTAAAAGGGCCAAGTGTCGCTGATCGCATCATTGCGCTCGATGCGATGGGCATTACACTTGCGGGGATGGTTGCGATCGTTTCGATGTTGTTAAATACGAGCGCGTTTTTAGATGTCATTTTGCTCATTGGCATTTTAGCGTTTGTTGGGACGGTCGCGTTTGCGAAGTTTTTAGAGAAAGGGGTTGTCATCGAACGTGGGGATGATTGCTAA
- the mnhG gene encoding monovalent cation/H(+) antiporter subunit G: protein MIANVIVATLILLGAVLTLLSAIGAIRLPDVYTRSHAISKSTTLGIMCILLGAFLHFLIENNHFNSRLLLGIIFIFMTSPVAAHLISRAAYYANVERWEGTVRDDLKEKAGEK, encoded by the coding sequence ATGATTGCTAATGTGATTGTGGCAACGCTCATTTTACTTGGCGCGGTGTTGACCCTTTTATCTGCGATCGGCGCGATTCGTTTGCCGGATGTATATACGCGCAGCCATGCGATTAGTAAAAGTACGACGCTCGGCATCATGTGCATTTTACTCGGCGCGTTTTTACATTTTTTAATTGAAAACAACCACTTTAACTCTCGTTTATTGCTCGGCATCATTTTTATTTTTATGACATCTCCTGTGGCGGCGCATCTCATTAGCCGCGCAGCGTATTATGCAAACGTCGAGCGGTGGGAAGGAACAGTTCGCGATGATTTAAAAGAAAAAGCTGGCGAAAAATGA
- a CDS encoding alpha/beta fold hydrolase: MAYTFVEHSVPLYYETVGSGTPIVFVHPPGMGSVTFHRQQRELSSSFQVVTYDLRGNGKSGKGNKPITMDMLASDLHELFHHLQIKEAIVCGYSNGGSIAQHFALQYPHQVKALILIGGFSEVCTPLLYGEFLMGIYAVKWHGLSFLANVLGRSHGITKEEQQMIANYVRLSDRKRLYEMYVTGLHYRSTDRLHELRCPLLLIYGARDYYVHAYGRLFQQHAPDVRIVYVDGARHQIPTKHDAELHLIIRSYFA, from the coding sequence ATGGCTTATACATTTGTCGAACATTCCGTTCCTTTGTACTATGAAACGGTAGGAAGCGGGACACCGATCGTATTCGTTCATCCACCCGGCATGGGAAGTGTGACGTTTCATCGCCAGCAGCGCGAACTTTCTTCTTCATTTCAAGTCGTCACATACGATTTAAGAGGAAATGGAAAAAGTGGAAAAGGAAATAAGCCGATAACGATGGATATGTTAGCGAGCGATTTACATGAGCTGTTTCATCATTTACAAATCAAAGAAGCGATCGTTTGTGGTTATTCAAACGGAGGCTCGATTGCACAACATTTTGCCTTACAATATCCACATCAAGTGAAAGCGCTTATATTAATTGGCGGTTTTTCAGAAGTATGTACGCCGCTATTGTACGGTGAATTTTTGATGGGCATTTATGCAGTCAAATGGCATGGGCTATCTTTTTTAGCAAACGTGCTCGGTCGTTCCCACGGCATAACGAAAGAAGAACAACAAATGATTGCAAACTACGTTCGGTTAAGCGACCGAAAGCGTTTGTATGAAATGTACGTCACAGGTCTTCATTACCGTTCCACCGACCGATTGCACGAGCTTCGTTGTCCTCTTTTACTGATATACGGCGCTCGCGATTATTACGTTCATGCGTATGGTCGTCTATTTCAACAACATGCGCCCGACGTCCGCATCGTCTATGTTGACGGGGCACGACATCAAATTCCGACAAAACATGATGCCGAACTCCACCTGATCATTCGCTCATATTTTGCATAA
- a CDS encoding C40 family peptidase, with the protein MKKTIVAGAVLSTLFLGEKAVDAAQYTVKSGDSLWKIAQTFRTSVTELKTLNQLTTDTIFIGQVLQVPDAQTTVQPTAPTTTTTNTTTTTTYTIQSGDTLSTIAKKWNTTVTRLLELNPTITDVNRIYVGQVLKVPAPSTTNTTTNQLTSPTPASSTTNAKPNGATKPYIIQPGDTLSAIAKTFNTTVNHLLALNPSITSVDFIRVGQTIYVPLSWEERANAIIETGKKYIGAAYLFGAPTTRTDVFDCSSFTYRVYSENGITLPRTSREQAMVGTEVPLASVRKGDLIFFDTTGDGVINHVSIVVDSETLLHAATSTGVAFANMKPYWAPRAVKAVRLF; encoded by the coding sequence ATGAAAAAAACGATTGTAGCTGGAGCGGTATTATCGACGTTATTTTTAGGAGAAAAAGCGGTAGATGCCGCACAATATACGGTGAAATCAGGCGATTCGTTATGGAAAATTGCCCAAACGTTCCGCACGTCAGTGACTGAATTAAAAACGTTAAATCAACTAACGACCGATACGATTTTTATTGGACAAGTATTACAAGTGCCTGATGCACAAACAACTGTGCAACCAACTGCGCCAACAACTACAACAACAAACACAACAACTACAACAACATATACCATTCAAAGTGGCGATACGTTATCTACCATTGCTAAAAAATGGAATACAACGGTGACACGTCTTCTTGAACTGAATCCGACCATTACAGACGTGAATCGTATTTATGTTGGACAAGTATTAAAAGTGCCGGCGCCAAGCACAACAAATACAACGACAAATCAATTGACGTCACCAACGCCAGCGTCAAGTACAACAAATGCAAAGCCAAATGGCGCAACAAAACCATATATCATTCAACCGGGCGATACGTTATCCGCCATTGCGAAAACATTCAATACGACAGTCAACCATTTACTTGCGTTAAATCCAAGTATAACGAGCGTCGATTTCATTCGCGTCGGACAAACGATTTACGTGCCGCTTTCATGGGAAGAACGGGCGAATGCGATCATTGAAACAGGGAAAAAATATATCGGTGCAGCCTATTTGTTCGGTGCACCGACGACGCGCACAGATGTATTTGACTGCTCGTCGTTTACGTATCGCGTATATAGCGAAAACGGCATCACATTGCCGCGCACATCACGCGAACAAGCGATGGTCGGTACGGAAGTGCCACTAGCAAGCGTTCGAAAAGGTGATTTGATCTTTTTTGATACGACAGGAGACGGCGTCATCAACCACGTATCCATTGTCGTCGATAGCGAAACGTTGCTGCATGCGGCGACAAGCACAGGCGTTGCGTTTGCGAACATGAAACCGTATTGGGCGCCGCGAGCAGTAAAAGCCGTTCGTCTTTTTTAA
- a CDS encoding Cof-type HAD-IIB family hydrolase, translating to MIQLIVTDLDGTLLGYDRRVKKEDREAVVRAITSGIQFAVASGRMDNEILEVLKEIGHDAHRISQNGAFVYTSDHRLLHQRAFDSALARSIYERARTLEAIVLVCNEQTSFVETKTEQIEQMRARLFFDIVEKREMLHAIGRDIHPSKITVIGEEHVVNRFERFVNETWGPYVDTFISEPRCLDIMPKRISKGEALQLLMNHLHIQPEEVACFGDSFNDIPMFRLTPHSFVMSHAHEQVKKEARYVVSSVHEAIETVFRINEKMPQT from the coding sequence ATGATTCAACTCATCGTCACCGATTTAGACGGTACGTTGCTCGGTTACGACCGACGCGTCAAAAAAGAAGATCGTGAGGCGGTCGTTCGCGCCATAACAAGCGGCATCCAGTTTGCCGTCGCTTCTGGGCGAATGGATAATGAAATTTTAGAAGTGTTAAAAGAAATCGGTCATGACGCGCATCGCATTAGCCAAAACGGCGCATTTGTGTACACAAGCGATCATCGTCTTCTTCATCAGCGCGCATTCGATTCAGCTCTTGCGCGTTCCATTTATGAACGGGCGCGCACTCTTGAAGCGATTGTGCTCGTATGTAACGAACAAACGAGCTTTGTCGAAACGAAAACGGAACAAATCGAACAAATGAGAGCGCGGTTATTTTTCGATATTGTTGAAAAGCGAGAGATGCTTCACGCGATTGGACGTGACATCCATCCGTCAAAAATCACAGTCATTGGGGAAGAGCATGTCGTCAACCGTTTTGAGCGCTTCGTCAATGAAACGTGGGGACCGTATGTCGATACGTTCATTTCTGAACCGCGTTGTTTAGACATTATGCCGAAACGAATTAGTAAAGGTGAAGCGCTTCAACTGTTAATGAACCATTTACACATTCAACCGGAAGAAGTCGCTTGCTTTGGCGACTCGTTTAATGATATTCCGATGTTTCGCCTCACCCCGCATAGTTTCGTCATGTCGCACGCGCATGAACAAGTGAAAAAAGAAGCCCGTTACGTCGTTTCCTCTGTACATGAGGCGATTGAAACGGTGTTTCGCATAAACGAGAAGATGCCTCAAACGTAA
- the glcT gene encoding glucose PTS transporter transcription antiterminator GlcT: protein MEQSFRIEKILNNNVLIASHPTYDEVVLIGKGIGFGKKKGDVIEQKAVEKWFILKNEREQEQYKKLLPHVDEEFIGLMNDIIYHIRKRTNSPLNEHIHVALTDHILFAIKRLEQGMDIKNPFLVETKSLYPLEYDVATEVVNMLNDRLHIQLPEGEIGFIALHIHSALTNHQLSEVNQHSQLISRLVSVVEEQLDIRIDRESIHYLRFVRHLRYAIERVKKGEKIEEPKKLSNILKETYPLCYNLSWKLIKIMQQTLQLPVDEAEAVYLTLHLQRLTGKSE from the coding sequence GTGGAACAATCGTTTCGCATTGAAAAAATATTAAACAATAACGTGCTCATTGCCTCGCATCCAACATACGATGAAGTCGTGTTAATCGGGAAAGGCATTGGCTTTGGTAAAAAGAAAGGAGACGTCATTGAACAAAAAGCCGTTGAAAAATGGTTTATTTTAAAAAATGAGCGTGAACAAGAACAATATAAAAAGTTGTTGCCGCATGTCGATGAAGAATTTATCGGCTTAATGAACGACATCATTTATCATATCCGAAAACGAACGAACAGTCCGTTAAACGAACATATTCACGTCGCATTAACGGACCATATTTTGTTCGCAATCAAGCGATTAGAACAAGGAATGGATATTAAAAATCCGTTTTTAGTGGAAACGAAAAGTTTATATCCGCTTGAATATGACGTCGCTACCGAAGTCGTGAATATGTTAAATGACCGATTGCACATCCAACTCCCTGAAGGAGAAATTGGTTTTATCGCGTTACACATTCATAGTGCGTTAACAAATCATCAACTGTCGGAAGTGAATCAACATTCGCAATTGATTTCTCGGCTCGTTTCTGTCGTTGAAGAACAGCTCGACATTCGCATTGATCGCGAAAGCATTCATTATTTACGGTTTGTTCGTCATTTGCGCTATGCGATTGAGCGAGTGAAAAAAGGAGAAAAAATTGAAGAGCCAAAAAAATTATCAAACATATTGAAAGAGACATACCCACTATGTTATAATCTGTCGTGGAAGCTCATAAAAATTATGCAGCAAACGTTGCAGCTTCCGGTAGATGAAGCAGAAGCAGTATATTTAACGTTGCACTTGCAACGGTTAACTGGAAAAAGTGAATAA
- the ptsG gene encoding glucose-specific PTS transporter subunit IIBC: MKKAFGTLQKVGKALMLPVAILPAAGILLAFGNALQNPALIEKIPALETGWVEMVAKVMEQSGGIVFANLPLLFAVGVAVGLAGGEGVAGLAAIIGYLVMNVTMSVILGVTSDQIGTDPSFANVLGIPTLQTGVFGGIIVGILAAYMYNKYFNIELPSYLGFFAGKRFVPIVTAASALILGIVMTWLWPPVQHGLNAFSHNMIDANRTLAAFIFGVIERALIPFGLHHIFYSPFWFEFGQYVNKAGEIVRGDQRIFFEQIKDGAELTAGTFMTGKFPFMMFGLPAAALAIYHEARPENKKVVAGIMASAALTSFLTGITEPIEFSFLFVAPALFAIHTIFAGLSFMLMHILNVKIGMTFSGGVIDYLLFGVLPGRTAWWLVIPVGLVFAVIYYFGFRFAIRKWDLATPGREKETTETTASADAGELPHEILAALGGKENIAHLDACITRLRVSVNDIQHVDKDRLKALGAAGVLEVGNNIQAIFGPKSDILKTQIKDIMEGRVPTKAVEKAKPAVQATGETEQVASPLTGKVVPLSEVPDQVFSTKMMGDGFAVEPTDGTVVSPVDGTIVNVFPTKHAIGIQSKTGREVLIHFGIDTVKLNGQGFEALVSEGAEVKKGQPILKVDLAYVKQHAPSVVTPIIFTNLQAGETVHIAKQGTVTKGEDVVVVQK; encoded by the coding sequence ATGAAAAAAGCGTTTGGTACGTTACAAAAAGTCGGTAAAGCGCTTATGCTTCCCGTTGCGATTTTACCGGCAGCAGGTATTTTGCTTGCGTTTGGTAACGCATTGCAAAACCCAGCATTAATTGAAAAAATTCCGGCGTTAGAAACAGGCTGGGTTGAAATGGTTGCAAAAGTGATGGAGCAATCCGGTGGAATTGTATTTGCGAACTTGCCGCTTTTATTCGCGGTTGGGGTTGCCGTCGGATTAGCTGGCGGTGAAGGAGTTGCTGGTTTAGCAGCCATTATCGGTTACTTAGTCATGAATGTAACAATGAGCGTCATTTTAGGTGTAACGTCCGATCAAATCGGCACAGATCCATCGTTTGCGAACGTGTTAGGTATTCCGACGTTGCAAACAGGGGTATTCGGCGGGATTATCGTCGGTATTTTAGCCGCGTACATGTACAACAAATACTTTAACATTGAGTTGCCATCTTATTTAGGTTTCTTTGCAGGGAAGCGTTTCGTTCCGATTGTGACAGCTGCATCTGCGTTAATTCTCGGTATTGTGATGACGTGGTTATGGCCGCCTGTTCAACACGGCTTAAACGCATTTTCGCACAATATGATTGATGCGAACCGTACGTTAGCTGCATTTATTTTCGGTGTCATCGAGCGTGCATTAATTCCGTTCGGTTTACACCACATTTTCTACTCACCGTTCTGGTTTGAGTTCGGTCAATACGTGAACAAAGCAGGCGAAATCGTACGCGGTGACCAACGCATTTTCTTCGAACAAATTAAAGACGGTGCCGAGCTAACGGCGGGTACGTTTATGACAGGAAAATTCCCGTTCATGATGTTCGGTTTACCAGCAGCAGCGCTTGCGATTTATCATGAAGCGCGTCCAGAAAACAAAAAAGTCGTTGCAGGGATTATGGCATCTGCCGCGTTAACATCGTTTTTAACAGGGATTACAGAACCAATTGAATTCTCATTCTTGTTCGTTGCACCAGCATTGTTTGCGATTCATACCATTTTCGCTGGTTTATCATTCATGCTTATGCACATCTTAAACGTAAAAATCGGTATGACGTTCTCTGGTGGTGTCATTGACTACTTACTATTCGGTGTGTTGCCGGGCCGTACAGCATGGTGGCTCGTCATTCCGGTCGGTCTTGTGTTTGCGGTCATTTACTACTTCGGATTCCGTTTTGCGATTCGTAAATGGGATTTAGCAACACCAGGTCGTGAAAAAGAAACGACAGAAACAACTGCTTCAGCAGATGCAGGCGAACTTCCGCACGAAATTTTAGCGGCGCTTGGCGGAAAAGAAAATATCGCACATTTAGATGCGTGCATTACGCGTTTACGTGTATCTGTCAACGACATTCAACATGTCGATAAAGATCGTTTAAAAGCGCTCGGTGCAGCCGGCGTATTAGAAGTCGGCAACAACATTCAAGCGATTTTCGGACCGAAATCAGACATTTTAAAAACACAAATTAAAGATATTATGGAAGGCCGCGTGCCGACAAAAGCAGTAGAAAAAGCAAAACCAGCGGTGCAAGCAACAGGAGAAACAGAACAAGTCGCATCACCGTTAACAGGAAAAGTCGTTCCACTTTCTGAAGTACCAGATCAAGTGTTTTCAACAAAAATGATGGGTGACGGTTTTGCGGTTGAGCCGACAGATGGAACAGTCGTATCGCCAGTAGATGGAACGATTGTGAACGTGTTCCCGACAAAACATGCGATCGGCATTCAATCAAAAACAGGTCGTGAAGTGCTCATCCACTTCGGTATTGATACAGTGAAATTAAACGGTCAAGGATTTGAAGCGCTCGTATCAGAAGGAGCAGAAGTGAAAAAAGGACAACCAATTTTAAAAGTTGACCTTGCATACGTGAAACAACACGCCCCTTCTGTTGTTACGCCAATTATTTTCACGAACTTACAAGCAGGAGAAACGGTGCACATCGCGAAACAAGGAACAGTAACAAAAGGCGAAGACGTTGTCGTCGTTCAAAAATAA
- a CDS encoding phosphocarrier protein HPr has protein sequence MSNMQKTFQVTAESGIHARPATMLVQTASKFDSDIQLEYNGKKVNLKSIMGVMSLGIPQGAQITISAEGSDAAEAMNALTETLAKEGLAQ, from the coding sequence ATGAGCAATATGCAAAAAACGTTTCAAGTAACAGCAGAATCTGGTATTCATGCCCGTCCAGCAACAATGTTAGTTCAAACAGCAAGCAAATTCGATAGCGACATTCAATTAGAGTACAACGGCAAAAAAGTAAACTTAAAATCCATTATGGGTGTCATGTCATTAGGTATTCCACAAGGTGCGCAAATTACGATTTCAGCTGAAGGTAGCGATGCAGCAGAAGCGATGAATGCATTAACAGAAACGTTAGCAAAAGAAGGATTAGCTCAATAA
- the ptsP gene encoding phosphoenolpyruvate--protein phosphotransferase, with amino-acid sequence MKRLQGIAASNGIAIAKAYRLEHPDLTVEKQTIENPAEQVSRLQQALAKAKEELKVIQAHALKELGEDKAAIFSAHLLVLSDPELVQAVEQKIEQERVNAEFALHDVASMFIAMFEAMDNEYMKERAADIRDVTKRVLAHLLGVTISNPSMITEEVVIIAEDLTPSDTAQLNRKYVKGFTTDIGGRTSHSAIMARSMEIPAVVGTKEATATIQNGDIVIIDGLDGEVIVNPTEEIIAQYEQKRAAFAAQKAEWAKLVHEQTMTKDGHHVELAANIGTPNDVEGVLANGAEGIGLYRTEFLYMGRNELPTEEEQFEAYKTVLEKMEGKPVVVRTLDIGGDKELPYLDLPKEMNPFLGFRAIRLCLDMQQMFRTQLRALLRASVYGNLKVMFPMIATLDEFRQAKAILLEEKEKLVAEGVPVSDEIEVGMMVEIPAAAVLADQFAKEVDFFSIGTNDLIQYTMASDRMNERVSYLYQPYNPAILRLIYNVIEAAHKEGKWVGMCGEMAGEQLAVPILLAFGLDEFSMSATSILRVRSQLKKLSKQEAEQVKNHILSLATAEEVVRFVKETFHL; translated from the coding sequence ATGAAACGATTGCAAGGGATTGCTGCATCGAATGGCATTGCCATTGCGAAAGCGTACCGTTTAGAACATCCCGATTTAACGGTTGAAAAACAAACGATTGAAAACCCAGCTGAACAAGTGAGCCGCTTGCAACAAGCGCTCGCCAAAGCAAAAGAAGAACTAAAAGTGATTCAAGCGCACGCATTAAAAGAGCTTGGCGAAGATAAAGCGGCTATTTTCTCCGCCCACTTACTCGTACTAAGCGACCCAGAACTCGTCCAAGCTGTTGAACAAAAAATTGAACAAGAACGCGTCAATGCAGAATTTGCTCTTCATGACGTCGCATCGATGTTTATTGCGATGTTTGAAGCGATGGATAACGAATATATGAAAGAGCGTGCCGCAGACATTCGCGATGTAACGAAACGCGTGCTTGCTCATTTGTTAGGAGTCACGATTTCAAATCCAAGCATGATTACAGAAGAAGTCGTCATTATCGCTGAAGACTTAACACCGTCCGATACGGCACAATTAAACCGAAAATATGTGAAAGGTTTTACAACTGACATCGGCGGTCGTACATCTCACTCGGCGATTATGGCACGCTCAATGGAAATTCCAGCCGTCGTCGGCACGAAAGAAGCGACAGCGACGATTCAAAACGGCGACATCGTCATTATTGACGGACTTGACGGTGAAGTGATCGTCAATCCGACAGAAGAAATCATTGCCCAATACGAACAAAAACGTGCCGCATTTGCTGCGCAAAAAGCAGAATGGGCGAAGCTCGTTCACGAGCAAACGATGACGAAAGACGGTCACCATGTCGAGCTTGCGGCGAACATCGGCACGCCAAACGACGTCGAAGGTGTGCTTGCGAACGGAGCAGAAGGCATCGGACTATATCGTACAGAATTTTTATACATGGGACGTAACGAGTTGCCGACAGAAGAAGAACAGTTTGAAGCATATAAAACAGTATTGGAAAAAATGGAAGGGAAACCCGTTGTCGTTCGTACGCTCGATATTGGCGGCGACAAAGAATTACCATACTTAGACCTTCCAAAAGAAATGAACCCGTTTTTAGGTTTCCGTGCTATCCGTCTTTGCTTAGATATGCAACAAATGTTCCGTACGCAACTTCGCGCGTTGTTGCGCGCAAGCGTATACGGCAACTTAAAAGTGATGTTCCCGATGATTGCGACGTTAGACGAATTCCGTCAAGCGAAAGCAATTCTTTTAGAAGAAAAAGAAAAGCTCGTTGCGGAAGGGGTTCCGGTGTCTGATGAGATTGAAGTCGGCATGATGGTCGAAATCCCAGCTGCTGCTGTATTGGCAGATCAATTCGCAAAAGAAGTCGATTTCTTCAGCATCGGTACAAACGACTTAATTCAATATACGATGGCGTCCGACCGAATGAACGAGCGCGTCTCATATTTATACCAACCATACAACCCAGCGATTTTGCGCCTCATTTATAACGTCATTGAAGCGGCGCATAAAGAAGGAAAATGGGTTGGCATGTGTGGGGAAATGGCAGGAGAGCAACTTGCTGTGCCAATTTTACTAGCGTTTGGTTTAGATGAATTTAGCATGAGTGCGACATCCATTTTACGCGTTCGCTCACAATTAAAGAAACTGTCTAAACAAGAAGCTGAACAAGTGAAAAATCATATTTTATCGCTTGCGACAGCAGAAGAAGTCGTTCGTTTCGTGAAAGAAACGTTTCACTTATAA